In Ipomoea triloba cultivar NCNSP0323 chromosome 15, ASM357664v1, one genomic interval encodes:
- the LOC116007109 gene encoding NADP-dependent malic enzyme-like: MESTLKGMGGYDESVLDLNDKAGVGGGVGDIYGEDKATEDQCITPWTFSVASGYSLMRDPHYNKGLAFTDQERDAYYLRGLLPPTVMSQELQLKKVLQNLRSYEVPLQRYVAMMELQERNRRLFYKLLIDNVEELLPIVYTPTVGEACQKYGGIFNRPQGLFISLKEKGRILEVFKNWPEKGIQVIVVTDGERILGLGDLGCQGMGIPVGKLSLYTALGGVRPSVCLPITIDVGTNNQKLLDDEFYIGLKQKRATGQEYAELLEEFMSAVKQNYGEKILIQFEDFANHNAFDLLAKYRTTHLVFNDDIQGTASVVLAGLVSALKVIGGSLKDQTFLFLGAGEAGTGIAELIALEISKKSGTPIDEARKKIWLVDSKGLIVSSRLESLQQFKRPWAHEHEPAKDLIEAVNAVKPTVLIGTSGAGRAFTQEIVETMASLNERPLIMALSNPTSQAECTAEEAYTWTKGAAIFASGSPFQPVEYEGKKFVPGQANNAYIFPGFGLGLIMSGTVRVHDDMLLTASEALAAEVTEENYAAGLIYPPFTKIRKISAHIAANVAAKSYELGLATHLPRPKDLVKYAESCMYAPVYRNYR; this comes from the exons ATGGAAAGTACACTGAAAGGGATGGGAGGGTATGATGAGTCTGTGCTTGATTTGAATGATAAGGCTGGTGTGGGAGGTGGAGTTGGGGACATCTATGGTGAAGATAAAGCCACTGAGGATCAATGCATCACCCCTTGGACTTTCTCCGTGGCTAG tggATATAGTTTGATGCGCGATCCACATTACAATAAAGGGCTTGCATTCACTGACCAAGAGAGAGATGCATATTACTTGCGCGGCCTCCTACCTCCTACTGTGATGTCCCAGGAACTTCAG CTGAAGAAAGTGTTGCAAAATCTTCGCTCATATGAAGTTCCATTGCAAAGATATGTGGCCATGATGGAGCTTCAG GAGAGGAATAGAAGGCTATTTTATAAACTTCTTATTGATAACGTCGAGGAACTACTTCCAATTGTCTACACCCCGACAGTCGGTGAGGCTTGCCAGAAGTACGGAGGCATTTTCAATCGTCCTCAGGGCCTTTTTATCAGTCTGAAAGAgaa AGGCAGGATTCTTGAGGTGTTTAAAAACTGGCCCGAGAAGGGCATACAGGTTATCGTAGTAACTGATGGCGAACGCATATTGGGACTTGGTGACCTTGGTTGTCAG GGGATGGGAATTCCTGTAGGAAAACTTTCTCTCTATACTGCTCTTGGAGGAGTTCGTCCCTCAGTA TGCCTGCCTATTACCATCGATGTAGGCACAAACAATCAGAAGCTACTAGACGACGAGTTTTACATTGGACTCAAGCAGAAAAGAGCAACCGGGCAG GAATATGCAGAACTATTGGAGGAGTTCATGTCTGCAGTTAAACAAAATTACGGAGAAAAAATTCTGATACAA TTCGAAGACTTTGCAAACCACAATGCTTTCGATCTGCTGGCAAAGTATCGTACTACACATCTTGTGTTTAATGATGATATACAG GGAACGGCATCTGTTGTCCTGGCTGGGCTCGTTTCAGCGTTGAAAGTAATTGGCGGATCGTTAAAAGACCAAACTTTCTTGTTCCTAGGTGCAGGAGAG GCTGGAACTGGAATAGCCGAGCTTATTGCActtgaaatttcaaagaag TCAGGGACTCCGATAGATGAAGCTCGAAAAAAGATTTGGCTTGTCGACTCAAAG GGACTGATTGTGAGTTCTCGGTTAGAATCGCTTCAGCAATTCAAACGACCTTGGGCTCACGAACACGAGCCAGCCAAGGACCTCATCGAGGCTGTCAAT GCAGTAAAGCCGACGGTTCTAATAGGAACTTCGGGAGCTGGAAGAGCATTTACCCAGGAAATTGTGGAGACCATGGCATCACTCAACGAG AGACCTCTTATCATGGCTCTATCGAATCCGACTTCACAAGCAGAATGTACTGCAGAAGAAGCTTATACATGGACCAAG GGTGCTGCAATCTTTGCTAGTGGAAGTCCATTTCAGCCTGTTGAATATGAAGGCAAGAAATTTGTGCCAGGCCAG GCTAACAATGCATACATATTCCCGGGATTTGGATTAGGTCTGATTATGTCGGGCACAGTGCGCGTGCATGACGACATGCTTTTAACAGCAT CGGAAGCCTTGGCAGCGGAGGTGACAGAGGAAAACTACGCGGCAGGGCTAATATATCCACCATTCACTAAAATCAGGAAGATATCAGCACATATTGCAGCCAATGTAGCTGCAAAGTCATATGAACTCG GTCTTGCAACCCATCTCCCTCGTCCAAAGGATCTTGTTAAGTATGCCGAGAGTTGCATGTACGCCCCAGTCTATCGTAACTATCGCTGA
- the LOC116006786 gene encoding protein cereblon, protein MDDDRILERERYQIEQIRQLESEELQVEEVDDESSEDGDTALGEQTAPGEFNYDTSLAALHSYLGDVEDTHNRLSFLDGGAVIVVPLFYLEGVVLFPEATLPLRVIQSNFIAAVEKALQRTNDHYTIGVIRVHRDPHNRRIKFATTGTTAEIRQYRRLEDGSVNVVTRGQQRFRLRRRWMDADGAPCGEIQIIQEDFPLRTPREAVGRLTPLRRLHAWADVPLQTQSSNSSLTKHYEYGNGNDSDVMSEESFESELSFGEKRLHQSAIVSIIGEDMIDESTSSDDETLDQGLEVQSGRYHLHDFVGSLHTKRNKKSIDSSQGIGEGSASDMPSCKGNGLRKHAISQMREVPRAFWPNWVYRMYDSYALAQRAADRWKQIVKAPNMDAFVMKPDLLSFHIASKIPVSESTRQELLDIDGISYRLRLEIELLEKFDRIQCKTCLTLIARRSEMLVMSGEGPLGAYVNPHGFVHEIMTLLKANGLAVIGNPEKEYSWFPGYAWSIAECVTCGAQMGWLFTATNKKLKPRSFWGIRCSQVHDDIS, encoded by the exons ATGGACGACGATAGAATTCTGGAACGAGAAAGGTACCAAATCGAACAGATTCGCCAGCTCGAGTCCGAGGAGTTGCAGGTAGAGGAAGTCGATGACGAATCATCCGAGGATGGCGATACCGC GTTGGGGGAACAAACTGCACCTGGTGAATTTAATTATGACACCTCTTTGGCTGCATTGCATTCTTATCTTGGTG ATGTTGAAGACACACATAACAGGTTGTCATTCTTGGATGGCGGAGCTGTGATAGTTGTTCCTTTATTCTATCTTGAAG GAGTTGTTTTATTCCCTGAGGCTACACTTCCTTTGCGAGTTATTCAGTCTAATTTTATAGCTGCTGTTGAAAAAGCATTGCAACGGACTAATGATCATTATACTATTGGTGTC ATTCGAGTTCACAGGGATCCTCATAATAGGAGGATAAAATTTGCAACGACTGGGACAACTGCTGAG ATTCGGCAATATCGGCGGTTGGAAGATGGTTCAGTGAATGTTGTTACCCGTGGTCAGCAACGCTTTCGTCTGAGACGCCGTTGGATGGATGCTGATGGAGCA CCTTGTGGAGAGATTCAAATCATCCAAGAAGATTTTCCATTAAGGACTCCCCGAGAGGCTGTTGGGAGATTGACACCATTGAGAAGATTGCATGCCTGGGCTGATGTGCCTTTACAAACACAGTCATCAAATAGTTCTCTAACTAAGCATTATGAGTATGGAAATGGGAATGATTCAGATGTGATGTCAGAGGAAAGTTTTGAAAGTGAATTATCGTTCGGAGAGAAAAGACTCCACCAGTCTGCTATTGTTTCTATAATTGGTGAGGATATGATTGATGAGTCAACAAGCAGTGATGATGAGACCCTTGATCAAGGGCTAGAGGTCCAATCTGGAAGATACCACTTACATGATTTTGTTGGGTCTTTGCACACAAAACGCAACAAAAAGTCTATTGATTCTAGCCAGGGAATTGGGGAAGGATCTGCTTCTGATATGCCATCTTGTAAAGGAAATGGATTGAGAAAGCATGCAATTAGCCAGATGCGTGAAGTCCCAAGGGCATTCTGGCCCAACTGGGTTTATCGGATGTATGATTCATATGCTCTTGCTCAGAGGGCAGCAG ATCGGTGGAAACAGATTGTCAAGGCACCAAACATGGATGCGTTTGTGATGAAGCCAGATCTTCTATCATTTCATATTGCCAGTAAGATTCCTGTATCAGAATCAACAAGGCAGGAGCTTCTGGATATTGATGGAATTTCCTATAGGTTGCGACTAGAAATTGAATTACTCGAGAAGTTTGATCGTATACAGTGCAAGACTTGTTTG ACTCTGATTGCTAGGCGAAGCGAGATGTTGGTAATGTCTGGAGAAGGTCCTCTTGGTGCTTATGTGAATCCACATGGTTTTGTGCATGAGATAATGACCCTGCTTAAAGCAAATGGGTTAGCAGTCATTGGAAATCCAGAGAAGGAATACAGCTGGTTTCCTGG GTATGCCTGGTCTATTGCAGAATGTGTTACTTGTGGAGCCCAGATGGGGTGGCTTTTTACCGCTACAAATAAGAAACTGAAGCCTAGATCGTTTTGGGGCATTAGGTGTTCCCAAGTTCATGACGACATAAGCTAA